The Halogranum gelatinilyticum genome contains a region encoding:
- a CDS encoding type II secretion system protein — protein sequence MSAHAAGSERGLVALATGTLLQTLARLYPWPVDPSTELVRSLGYLDTDVRAETVVRAGYGAAVVCGVLGVVVAGVAVGSLGALGSLGSPTSLGLVGSVALASAGLAAHGVHRAPVLAASARRTRALGATAGLVGRAVLRLRIDPTAERAARFAARTGEGPLADSLAEHVRRATGTPQSGFDGFAREWSEWFPALDRSVALLTASASAPDDERARSLDRALSAVLDGTRERMATFAAEIRGPATAVYAFGVLLPLALVGVLPAARVAGVPVSLPVVVVLYDVLLPLALVAAAGWLLLRRPVAFPPPRVSRSHPDVPTRPWRALVAGAVAAAAGWLVGSTLVGWAGAVASVGGGVGVALAVRFYPVKAVRDHVRAVESSLPDALYLVGRRVAEGTAVETALVHAGDEVGGATGDLLDDAVRVQRTLRVGVRDAFLGRHGALSNVPSDRARGMAAFLALAATQGKPAGSAIVAMADQLESLREVDREARQELAAVTSTLANTAAVFAPLVGGATVTLADRMGSVDAGGEGGRLGGSATSAATSASADSLAAAADPLATGALGTAVGVYVLVLAAVLTALAVGLEHGVDLALVGYRVGLALLAATTTYLTAVVAAGLLV from the coding sequence ATGAGTGCGCACGCAGCCGGGTCGGAGCGCGGACTCGTCGCGCTGGCGACGGGGACGCTGCTGCAGACGCTCGCTCGCCTCTATCCGTGGCCGGTCGACCCGAGCACGGAACTCGTCCGCTCGCTCGGCTATCTCGACACCGACGTCCGAGCGGAGACCGTCGTCCGCGCGGGCTACGGAGCCGCCGTCGTCTGCGGTGTGCTCGGGGTCGTCGTCGCGGGCGTTGCCGTCGGCTCTCTTGGTGCTCTCGGTTCTCTCGGCTCCCCAACCTCCCTCGGTCTCGTGGGGTCCGTCGCGCTCGCGTCCGCCGGTCTCGCGGCCCACGGCGTCCACCGCGCGCCGGTCCTCGCGGCGAGTGCGAGACGGACGCGCGCGCTGGGGGCGACGGCCGGACTCGTCGGCCGTGCGGTCCTCCGATTACGTATCGACCCGACGGCCGAGCGGGCGGCGCGGTTCGCGGCACGGACCGGCGAGGGACCGCTCGCCGACAGCCTCGCCGAGCACGTCCGCCGGGCGACCGGGACGCCACAGAGCGGGTTCGACGGCTTCGCCCGCGAGTGGTCCGAGTGGTTTCCCGCGCTCGACCGGTCCGTCGCGCTCCTGACGGCGAGTGCGTCGGCCCCGGACGACGAACGCGCCCGCTCGCTGGACCGGGCACTCTCGGCGGTCCTCGACGGAACCCGCGAGCGGATGGCGACGTTCGCCGCCGAAATCCGTGGGCCAGCCACCGCCGTCTACGCCTTCGGCGTCCTCCTGCCGCTGGCACTCGTCGGCGTCCTCCCGGCGGCACGCGTCGCCGGCGTCCCCGTCTCGCTCCCCGTCGTCGTCGTGCTCTACGACGTGCTCCTGCCGCTGGCACTCGTCGCGGCCGCTGGATGGCTCCTGCTCCGTCGGCCGGTCGCGTTCCCGCCGCCGCGCGTCTCCCGCAGCCATCCCGACGTCCCCACCCGGCCGTGGCGCGCGCTGGTCGCTGGCGCGGTCGCCGCAGCGGCGGGCTGGCTCGTCGGCTCGACGCTCGTCGGCTGGGCGGGAGCCGTCGCCAGCGTCGGCGGCGGTGTCGGCGTGGCACTCGCGGTCCGCTTCTATCCGGTGAAGGCCGTCCGCGACCACGTCCGCGCCGTCGAGTCGAGTCTCCCGGACGCGCTCTACCTCGTCGGCCGACGCGTCGCGGAGGGGACGGCGGTCGAGACCGCACTCGTCCACGCGGGCGACGAGGTCGGCGGCGCGACCGGCGACCTCCTCGACGACGCCGTCCGCGTCCAGCGGACCCTCCGCGTCGGCGTCCGCGACGCCTTCCTCGGCCGCCACGGCGCGCTCTCGAACGTACCGAGCGACCGCGCCCGTGGGATGGCCGCGTTTCTCGCGCTCGCAGCGACCCAGGGAAAGCCCGCCGGGAGTGCCATCGTCGCGATGGCCGACCAGCTCGAATCGCTCCGGGAAGTCGACCGCGAGGCGCGCCAGGAACTGGCTGCCGTCACGAGCACGCTCGCGAACACCGCCGCGGTCTTCGCGCCGCTCGTCGGCGGTGCGACCGTGACGCTCGCCGACCGGATGGGAAGCGTCGACGCAGGCGGCGAGGGCGGACGGCTCGGTGGGTCGGCGACGTCGGCCGCGACGTCTGCCTCCGCGGATTCGCTCGCGGCCGCGGCAGACCCGCTCGCGACCGGCGCGCTCGGGACGGCCGTCGGCGTCTACGTGCTCGTCCTCGCGGCCGTCCTAACCGCGCTCGCAGTGGGACTAGAGCACGGCGTCGACCTCGCGCTCGTCGGCTACCGCGTCGGGCTGGCACTCCTGGCGGCGACGACGACCTACCTCACCGCCGTCGTCGCCGCGGGATTACTGGTCTGA
- a CDS encoding DUF7284 family protein — protein MTSAALDVGLCLLLVSASAVTLVTVPEATQPTGETEADAVATLLTTTTATVNYSLSPGARRADEAVVAFPTAEGPEFDRTARGTPATLLAEAAVGGVAVGGDRLTHTRDGLRAAVSQRVAAEVERGSRTGKAGRTETAVQVVTRWQPHRGSQFRGCVTVGSSPPPDAAVHATRVTVPSGLPSARSDAVDAAEGAEEDERFTAVATVVAERVVAGLFPADDLQLALRGDYPVSRFAEYRYRRMGRLFGVDVVGRDGEIHPEAANERLTDAVARAVEYDLRQAYDTPEAAAADVRVDEVTVVVRTWSA, from the coding sequence ATGACGAGCGCGGCACTCGACGTCGGGCTGTGTCTCCTGCTCGTCAGTGCGTCGGCCGTGACGCTCGTGACGGTCCCCGAGGCGACCCAGCCGACCGGAGAGACCGAGGCCGACGCCGTCGCGACGCTGCTCACGACGACGACCGCGACGGTGAACTACAGCCTGTCGCCCGGCGCGCGCCGGGCCGACGAAGCGGTCGTCGCGTTCCCGACGGCCGAGGGTCCCGAGTTCGACCGGACCGCCCGCGGGACGCCCGCGACACTCCTCGCCGAGGCCGCGGTCGGCGGCGTCGCGGTCGGCGGCGACCGGCTCACGCACACCCGCGACGGGTTGCGGGCGGCGGTCAGTCAGCGGGTCGCCGCCGAGGTAGAGCGCGGGAGTCGAACGGGGAAGGCAGGACGAACGGAGACGGCCGTCCAGGTCGTGACTCGGTGGCAGCCGCACCGAGGCTCACAGTTCCGCGGCTGTGTGACGGTCGGCTCGTCGCCGCCGCCGGACGCCGCGGTTCACGCGACCCGAGTAACGGTCCCGAGCGGGCTGCCGTCGGCACGGAGCGACGCGGTCGACGCCGCGGAAGGAGCAGAGGAAGACGAACGGTTCACCGCCGTCGCCACCGTTGTCGCTGAACGCGTCGTCGCGGGGCTGTTCCCCGCCGACGACCTCCAGCTCGCGCTTCGCGGCGACTACCCCGTCTCGCGGTTCGCCGAGTACCGCTACCGGCGGATGGGGCGGCTGTTCGGCGTCGACGTCGTCGGCCGGGACGGCGAGATTCATCCCGAGGCAGCCAACGAGCGACTGACCGACGCCGTCGCCCGCGCGGTCGAGTACGACCTGCGGCAGGCCTACGACACCCCCGAGGCGGCGGCCGCGGACGTGCGGGTGGACGAGGTGACCGTCGTCGTCAGGACGTGGTCGGCGTGA
- a CDS encoding DUF7285 family protein, whose protein sequence is MSRWSTPEETRGQTEPVVALVALFAVCVGVSLYAGVLSDVTTSLGSERDVAGPTLDRVEHAISTTGILDPVREERALDAGPDGYGLHVSVRADGQRWTAGPTPPEDEATQTASRRVGVRVGSGQIRPGRLQVVVWR, encoded by the coding sequence ATGTCACGCTGGTCGACGCCTGAGGAGACTCGCGGCCAGACCGAGCCGGTCGTCGCGCTCGTCGCGCTGTTTGCCGTCTGCGTAGGTGTGAGCCTCTACGCTGGCGTGCTCTCGGACGTGACAACGTCGCTCGGGAGCGAGCGCGACGTGGCCGGGCCGACGCTCGACCGCGTCGAGCACGCGATATCGACGACGGGCATCCTCGACCCCGTCCGTGAGGAGCGCGCACTGGACGCCGGTCCCGACGGCTACGGACTGCACGTCAGCGTCCGCGCGGACGGCCAGCGGTGGACCGCGGGACCGACGCCGCCGGAGGACGAGGCGACACAGACGGCAAGCCGACGCGTCGGCGTCCGAGTCGGCTCGGGACAGATACGGCCCGGCCGGCTGCAGGTGGTGGTCTGGCGATGA
- a CDS encoding ATPase, T2SS/T4P/T4SS family has protein sequence MLSRLSDLTDRFHGASTADCQCLCSFEEPTGTAVGDRVELVVDADGCPGRGDLAASPECRATVVDALADRDADVVRSVSGGRERTYADRAAALLLAAGRFVERAAFHDERLAERARRDPLGAAHDARGRADATATIAAETGLAEVAAAVGGGDGDGNDGGVGDDDSDRDTDTDHDDTADKADVGRYGHALAPFVGPTVARAHVRLATPPDATLVDRWSLDTGATVRLYDRAGDGREYHLEPVAHTLDDRSTRTLAAAEERLAHGGVEGGTRAPGRAVRAVADDDEPVETLAGELATYTRGHGVLEDPFADPRVSDVFVTAPVTENPVRVTVDGETVPTNVRLTPGGVATLASRFRRTSGKPFSRATPTIDAVVDVGENAAVDGEAGSVRVAGVSAPASDGLGFAFRRHDAEAWTLPALVANDTLPADAAAVLSVAVERAAAGLVAGARGAGKTTLLGALLWELPARTRTVTIEDTPELPVDALQTQGRDVQPLYAGSDDGAALTPTEALRTALRLGEGALVVGEVRGEEAATLYEAMRVGASGSAVLGTIHGDGGQAVRERVVSDLDVPESSFGATDLLVTCAAGDSRHVASIEEVRTTDDGVRFASLFERTGYGLEPTGTVARGNSTLVADLTRADESYADLRRLLDEREKGLAALATTGRTRPDDVVAAYRGRGRGRKR, from the coding sequence ATGCTCTCGCGTCTGTCCGACCTCACCGACCGCTTCCACGGCGCGTCGACGGCCGACTGTCAGTGTCTCTGCTCTTTCGAGGAGCCGACGGGGACCGCCGTCGGCGACCGGGTGGAACTCGTCGTCGACGCCGACGGCTGTCCCGGCCGTGGCGACCTCGCAGCGTCGCCGGAGTGCCGAGCGACCGTCGTCGACGCACTCGCAGACCGCGACGCCGACGTGGTCCGGAGCGTCTCCGGCGGCCGCGAGCGGACCTACGCGGACCGAGCCGCAGCACTCCTGCTCGCCGCCGGTCGGTTCGTCGAACGCGCCGCCTTCCACGACGAACGGCTCGCCGAGCGCGCCCGGCGTGACCCGCTCGGGGCAGCCCACGACGCCCGCGGCCGGGCCGACGCGACGGCGACTATCGCCGCCGAGACGGGGCTGGCAGAGGTCGCTGCCGCTGTCGGCGGCGGCGACGGCGACGGCAACGACGGTGGCGTCGGAGACGACGACAGCGACCGTGACACCGACACCGATCATGACGACACCGCCGACAAGGCGGATGTCGGGAGATACGGCCACGCGCTCGCCCCGTTCGTCGGTCCGACCGTCGCCCGCGCGCACGTCCGACTCGCGACGCCGCCGGACGCCACGCTCGTCGACCGCTGGTCGCTCGACACGGGAGCGACCGTCAGACTCTACGACCGCGCGGGGGACGGCCGCGAGTATCATCTCGAACCCGTCGCACACACGCTCGACGACCGGTCGACGCGGACGCTCGCGGCCGCCGAAGAACGGCTGGCACACGGCGGCGTCGAAGGCGGGACTCGCGCACCGGGGCGGGCGGTCCGAGCCGTCGCCGACGACGACGAGCCGGTCGAGACGCTGGCGGGCGAACTCGCGACCTACACCCGCGGCCACGGCGTGCTCGAAGACCCCTTCGCCGACCCGCGCGTCTCCGACGTCTTCGTCACCGCCCCCGTGACCGAGAACCCGGTCCGCGTCACCGTCGACGGCGAGACGGTCCCGACGAACGTCCGGCTGACGCCCGGCGGGGTGGCGACGCTCGCCTCGCGCTTCCGACGGACGAGCGGCAAGCCCTTCTCCCGGGCGACGCCGACCATCGACGCCGTGGTCGACGTGGGCGAGAACGCCGCAGTCGACGGCGAGGCTGGCAGCGTCCGTGTCGCTGGCGTGAGCGCGCCCGCCAGCGACGGACTCGGGTTCGCCTTCCGCCGACACGACGCCGAGGCGTGGACGCTTCCGGCACTCGTCGCCAACGACACGCTCCCGGCCGACGCGGCGGCGGTGCTCTCTGTCGCCGTCGAACGCGCCGCCGCCGGTCTCGTCGCTGGCGCGCGCGGCGCGGGCAAGACGACGCTGCTCGGCGCGCTCCTCTGGGAACTGCCCGCGCGGACCCGGACGGTCACCATCGAGGACACCCCCGAGTTGCCGGTCGACGCGTTGCAGACGCAGGGCCGCGACGTTCAGCCGCTCTACGCGGGCAGCGACGACGGGGCCGCGCTGACGCCGACGGAGGCACTCCGGACCGCGCTCCGACTCGGCGAAGGTGCCCTCGTCGTCGGCGAGGTCCGCGGGGAGGAGGCCGCGACGCTCTACGAGGCGATGCGCGTCGGCGCGAGCGGGAGTGCGGTCCTCGGGACCATCCACGGCGACGGAGGGCAGGCGGTCCGCGAGCGGGTCGTCTCGGATCTCGACGTGCCGGAGTCCTCCTTCGGCGCGACCGACCTGCTCGTGACCTGCGCTGCGGGCGACTCCCGACACGTCGCCAGCATCGAGGAGGTGCGGACGACCGACGACGGCGTCCGGTTCGCGTCGCTGTTCGAGCGCACGGGTTACGGCCTGGAGCCGACCGGGACGGTCGCCCGCGGCAACAGCACGCTCGTCGCCGACCTCACCCGTGCCGACGAGTCCTACGCGGACCTGCGGAGACTGCTCGACGAGCGCGAGAAAGGGCTGGCGGCGTTGGCGACGACCGGCCGGACGCGCCCGGACGACGTCGTGGCGGCGTACCGGGGTCGGGGAAGGGGTCGCAAACGATGA
- a CDS encoding DUF7310 family coiled-coil domain-containing protein, producing MADDLTERLDAVERALTDGETAVDDLSDAADVERRLTELETRAETVDERLTELEAAVQAVRGYVGGVRAVNRDVERRADAALATAEAVAEQVSDGPTVDDLDLPAAETRHADAGVDDDSTERTEDDDLASRLRRVL from the coding sequence ATGGCTGACGACCTCACAGAGCGACTCGACGCGGTCGAACGCGCGCTGACCGACGGCGAGACGGCGGTCGACGACCTCTCGGACGCCGCCGACGTCGAACGACGACTTACCGAACTGGAAACACGGGCCGAGACGGTCGACGAGCGGCTCACGGAACTGGAAGCCGCCGTCCAGGCCGTCCGCGGCTACGTCGGCGGCGTCCGCGCCGTCAACCGCGACGTCGAACGGCGAGCCGACGCCGCGCTCGCCACGGCCGAAGCCGTCGCCGAACAGGTGAGCGACGGGCCGACCGTCGACGACCTCGACCTGCCTGCAGCCGAGACACGGCACGCGGACGCTGGAGTCGACGACGACAGCACCGAACGGACCGAAGACGACGACCTCGCCTCGCGGCTTCGGCGCGTCCTGTGA
- a CDS encoding DUF7286 family protein, producing the protein MRLADDRRARIPFALLGVLLLVSSATYATTLSTGGPLRHDDSVATAMDRASASTSSALRSAVKDAARDAARNPVTERADTPAGRALNESTPFRDALRIRVYLAAYEQLGATRVRTSGVVAATSLPPVDDAADLAAAKRRVGIEQAANGTALRVTVRNLTTTAWRPPIDAGDDGEPEANRDTETDGETVVASETETVVLTVRTPVLLAHQRTTEYERRLNREPEDGPGLGRQLTARLAPVVWARSAGQLANAPISNVLGNRHVEVTANGGALATQRAVFGRDDPQARWGLQWARSHVALQDAHAVTSSKLGSVTERTYPPAPIDPVGTGAPPKLAGANRGENRTMTVGVNRTADVAFADLLAGRSGRSFAGTLRGSYRTETRLRTDVDLLRAGDEPAADSPGSNWTLVDEDHDSHYRVDGPAGTASRVGSERFAAFGRRVTEHHSVVRTWRRGNETRRTRGAWRDEYRVRVTVTGEYDPDGTAPERPVRPSFERGGALDGPNLAGVPARATDRLLDADRDSLARRVADGRLDDETVVLHGDRPDDLRRWVYADLADLRERVRRTTVTVSTRDVALGEANPPALLAAKLRERRASLVDAPASYDGVADRARVAARVAYLDRVLAELDARADAQRETSGVVDDALGDTALGSADGASRTLDAGDEVEPVGYRAVGDRGPNETVTLVPDGSPGYLTLSTVSNEHVAAVPENASYRPLAARNINVFAVPYGDGMDVLGSTVRSEPTVDLRSAGSTLVAANRTLDRTANATLRDRRDRLQASVQGSVVAVARETRGVVVAETSLSERAYRNAVGDAMARWDGTGHRALAVANGSFAAALAAEVRARDDLTAHETDRLRTRLRVTLGREVNSRRAAVPLDRTNETGSVVRDYAGKTAEKYATKAVEDAAAGAGKRGAKRYLSQSVDGVPAGLPVAPAPGYWYATVNLWWVTVEGSYLRFTVRAHTGTGDGSGSTLQYVRDGSAVTLDVDDDGSAERLGRSERISFEAHAAAFTAAPGGRWVGDVDGNADERSSGWEDGPGCVRAGDGRADRACHAE; encoded by the coding sequence GTGAGACTCGCCGACGACCGCCGGGCGCGGATTCCCTTCGCGCTCCTCGGCGTCCTCCTCCTCGTCAGCAGCGCGACCTACGCGACGACGCTCTCGACTGGCGGGCCGCTCCGCCACGACGACAGCGTCGCGACGGCGATGGACCGCGCCTCGGCGTCGACATCGAGCGCGCTCCGGTCGGCGGTGAAAGACGCCGCCCGCGACGCTGCTCGGAATCCCGTGACGGAACGGGCCGACACGCCCGCCGGTCGCGCACTCAACGAGTCGACGCCGTTCCGCGACGCGCTCCGGATTCGCGTCTATCTCGCCGCCTACGAACAGCTCGGTGCGACGCGCGTCCGGACATCCGGCGTCGTCGCCGCGACGTCACTGCCGCCGGTCGACGACGCCGCCGACCTCGCCGCGGCGAAACGCCGGGTCGGTATCGAGCAGGCCGCGAACGGCACCGCACTCCGCGTGACCGTCCGGAATCTGACGACGACGGCGTGGCGTCCGCCGATCGATGCGGGGGACGACGGGGAGCCAGAGGCGAACAGGGACACGGAGACGGACGGGGAAACCGTCGTTGCCAGCGAGACCGAGACAGTGGTTCTGACCGTCCGAACGCCCGTCCTCCTCGCCCACCAGCGGACGACCGAGTACGAACGGCGGCTGAACCGCGAGCCGGAGGACGGGCCGGGACTCGGCCGCCAGCTGACCGCCCGACTCGCCCCGGTCGTCTGGGCGCGGAGCGCGGGGCAACTGGCGAACGCACCAATCTCGAACGTTCTCGGCAACCGCCACGTCGAGGTGACGGCCAACGGCGGCGCGCTCGCGACCCAGCGAGCCGTCTTTGGCCGCGACGACCCGCAGGCTCGGTGGGGCTTGCAGTGGGCCAGAAGCCACGTCGCGCTCCAAGACGCTCACGCCGTCACGTCGAGCAAGCTCGGGAGCGTCACGGAGCGGACCTACCCGCCTGCGCCAATCGACCCGGTGGGAACCGGCGCGCCGCCGAAACTCGCCGGGGCGAATCGGGGAGAGAACCGGACGATGACGGTCGGCGTCAACCGCACCGCCGACGTCGCCTTCGCGGACCTGCTGGCGGGAAGGAGTGGCAGATCGTTCGCCGGGACGCTTCGAGGTTCGTACCGCACCGAGACACGTCTGCGAACCGACGTCGACCTGCTCCGCGCGGGCGACGAACCGGCGGCCGACTCGCCGGGGTCGAACTGGACGCTCGTCGACGAGGACCACGACTCGCACTACCGCGTCGACGGTCCCGCCGGGACCGCCAGCCGTGTCGGCAGCGAGCGGTTCGCAGCCTTCGGTCGGCGCGTCACGGAGCACCACAGCGTCGTCCGAACCTGGCGACGTGGCAACGAGACGCGTCGGACGCGGGGCGCGTGGCGCGACGAGTACCGCGTTCGGGTCACTGTCACGGGGGAGTACGACCCCGACGGGACAGCACCCGAACGGCCGGTACGGCCGTCCTTCGAACGCGGTGGCGCGCTCGACGGCCCGAACCTCGCGGGAGTCCCGGCCCGCGCGACCGACCGGTTGCTCGACGCCGACCGCGATTCGCTCGCCCGCCGCGTCGCCGACGGCCGCCTCGACGACGAGACGGTGGTACTTCACGGCGACCGCCCCGACGACCTGCGTCGGTGGGTCTACGCCGACCTCGCCGACCTCCGCGAGCGCGTCCGTCGCACCACCGTCACCGTGTCGACGCGCGACGTCGCACTCGGCGAGGCGAACCCGCCCGCGCTGCTCGCCGCGAAGCTCCGCGAACGGCGCGCCTCGCTCGTCGACGCGCCCGCCAGCTACGACGGCGTCGCCGACAGGGCACGCGTCGCCGCCCGCGTCGCCTACCTCGACCGCGTCCTCGCCGAACTCGATGCGCGAGCGGACGCCCAGCGCGAGACGAGCGGCGTCGTCGACGACGCGCTCGGCGACACCGCGCTCGGCTCAGCCGACGGCGCGTCACGGACGCTCGACGCGGGCGACGAGGTGGAGCCGGTGGGCTACCGCGCAGTGGGCGATCGCGGGCCGAACGAGACCGTCACGCTCGTCCCCGACGGCTCGCCCGGCTATCTGACGCTGTCGACCGTCTCGAACGAGCACGTCGCTGCCGTCCCCGAGAACGCCAGCTACCGGCCGCTGGCCGCCCGCAACATCAACGTCTTCGCCGTCCCGTACGGCGACGGGATGGACGTGTTGGGGTCGACGGTCCGCTCGGAGCCGACCGTCGACCTCCGGAGCGCGGGCAGCACGCTCGTCGCGGCGAACCGGACGCTCGACCGGACGGCCAACGCGACGCTGCGCGACCGTCGCGACCGGCTTCAGGCGTCGGTGCAGGGGTCGGTCGTCGCCGTCGCCCGCGAGACGCGCGGCGTCGTCGTCGCCGAGACGAGCCTCTCCGAGCGAGCGTACCGGAACGCAGTCGGCGACGCGATGGCTCGCTGGGACGGGACGGGCCACCGCGCGCTCGCCGTCGCCAACGGCTCGTTCGCCGCGGCACTGGCCGCCGAGGTCCGCGCTCGCGACGACCTGACCGCTCACGAGACCGACCGGCTGCGGACGCGGCTGCGCGTCACCCTCGGCCGAGAGGTGAACAGTCGGCGGGCGGCCGTCCCCCTCGACCGGACGAACGAGACGGGGAGCGTCGTCCGCGACTACGCCGGGAAGACGGCCGAGAAGTACGCGACGAAGGCCGTCGAGGACGCGGCCGCCGGGGCTGGAAAGCGCGGGGCGAAGCGGTATCTGTCCCAGTCGGTCGACGGCGTTCCCGCTGGACTGCCCGTCGCGCCCGCACCGGGCTACTGGTACGCGACGGTCAACCTCTGGTGGGTCACCGTCGAAGGCTCGTATCTGCGGTTCACCGTCCGCGCACACACCGGCACGGGCGACGGCAGCGGGTCGACGCTGCAGTACGTCCGCGACGGCTCGGCCGTCACGCTCGATGTCGACGACGACGGGAGCGCGGAGCGGCTGGGTCGCAGCGAGCGGATCTCCTTCGAAGCGCACGCCGCCGCGTTCACCGCCGCGCCGGGCGGCCGCTGGGTCGGCGACGTCGACGGCAACGCCGACGAACGGTCGTCGGGATGGGAAGACGGGCCGGGCTGTGTCCGAGCCGGCGACGGAAGGGCCGACCGCGCGTGTCACGCCGAGTAG
- a CDS encoding DUF7283 family protein has translation MFDVPLDAWYSWIGLALAGVALLGVVSSLPTTPPPDANAVANTVDRLAAGDHVATAEHPLDASAVKLGPHRVSLRNDAGTVHAAYAFGPVTPVADGSALQRVLYGQPPSTVFESERAFHQAVVEARTREPTWETVDRTLVVRRVSWGETDVTLVDA, from the coding sequence ATGTTTGACGTGCCACTCGACGCCTGGTACAGCTGGATCGGACTCGCACTCGCGGGGGTCGCGCTGCTCGGGGTCGTCTCGTCGCTGCCGACGACGCCGCCGCCGGACGCGAACGCCGTCGCCAACACGGTCGACCGACTCGCCGCGGGCGACCACGTCGCGACGGCCGAACATCCGCTCGACGCGAGTGCGGTCAAACTCGGCCCGCACCGAGTGAGCCTGCGGAACGACGCCGGGACGGTCCACGCGGCCTACGCGTTCGGCCCGGTGACGCCCGTGGCCGACGGCTCGGCACTCCAACGGGTGCTCTACGGTCAGCCGCCGTCGACCGTCTTCGAGTCCGAGCGAGCGTTCCACCAGGCGGTCGTGGAGGCGCGGACGCGCGAACCGACGTGGGAAACGGTCGACCGGACGCTCGTCGTCCGGCGCGTCTCGTGGGGGGAGACGGATGTCACGCTGGTCGACGCCTGA
- a CDS encoding tubulin/FtsZ family protein: MKTVLIGVGQAGGKLATSLVEFDDRMGFDAITGALAINSAKADLQPLPLETVLVGQDKVNGHGVGGDNELGAEVMQSDAREVMGALDGNITAAAEAIVVVAGLGGGTGSGGAPVVVKELQRVYDVPVYALGVLPGRGEGAMFQVNAGRSLKTLAREADSVLLVDNDAWRSSGESMEEGYDAINEAIARRVGLLLASGEAVEGVGESVVDSSEIINTLRSGGIASLGYASAEAGEDAADNINTVMSTARRALLTGASLPDATTADSALVVVAAESDRIPRKGVERARRWIEDETGSMQVRGGDFPLGSERIATLVLLGGVERSTRVEQFIERAKEAREEAKQERQDPNTAFANDELDSLF, encoded by the coding sequence ATGAAGACCGTCCTGATTGGTGTCGGCCAAGCCGGCGGCAAGCTGGCGACCTCCCTCGTCGAATTCGACGACCGTATGGGATTCGACGCGATCACCGGCGCGCTGGCGATCAACAGCGCGAAGGCAGACCTCCAACCCCTCCCCCTCGAAACCGTCCTCGTCGGCCAAGACAAGGTCAACGGCCACGGCGTTGGCGGCGACAACGAACTCGGCGCGGAAGTGATGCAGTCGGACGCCCGCGAAGTCATGGGCGCGCTCGACGGCAACATTACCGCCGCGGCCGAGGCCATCGTCGTCGTCGCCGGACTCGGCGGCGGCACCGGCTCCGGCGGCGCGCCCGTCGTCGTGAAAGAACTCCAACGCGTCTACGACGTGCCCGTCTACGCGCTCGGCGTCCTCCCCGGCCGCGGCGAGGGCGCGATGTTCCAGGTCAACGCCGGACGGTCGCTCAAGACCCTGGCCCGCGAAGCCGATTCGGTGCTCCTGGTCGACAACGACGCGTGGCGTTCCTCCGGCGAGAGCATGGAAGAGGGCTACGACGCCATCAACGAGGCCATCGCCCGCCGCGTCGGCCTGCTTCTCGCCTCCGGCGAGGCCGTCGAAGGCGTCGGCGAGAGCGTCGTCGACTCCAGCGAGATCATCAACACGCTCCGTTCTGGTGGAATCGCCTCGCTGGGATACGCCAGTGCCGAAGCCGGGGAAGACGCCGCCGACAACATCAACACCGTGATGAGTACGGCCCGCCGCGCGCTCTTGACCGGGGCGAGTCTCCCCGACGCGACGACGGCCGATTCGGCACTCGTCGTCGTCGCCGCCGAGTCGGACCGTATCCCGCGGAAGGGCGTCGAACGCGCGCGCCGCTGGATCGAGGACGAGACCGGCAGTATGCAGGTCCGTGGCGGCGACTTCCCGCTCGGGAGCGAACGGATCGCGACGCTCGTTCTCCTCGGTGGTGTCGAGCGGTCGACGCGGGTCGAACAGTTCATCGAGCGCGCGAAAGAGGCGCGTGAAGAAGCGAAACAAGAGCGACAGGACCCGAACACCGCCTTCGCCAACGACGAGTTGGACTCGCTGTTCTGA
- a CDS encoding DUF7311 family protein, whose amino-acid sequence MIRVVVAVAVATALLATSLPAVDSARADRTAAHLDGEMARLSAAATSLVDDDDATVSGVPGARRVLSVSVPARSWTAAGVDAIRVGCRDGEGCRRPMVGYELDNGRQRRVRLDVPLVVADGPLVLRETGRHRLTLTLTRRDGSVAVVVARE is encoded by the coding sequence GTGATCCGCGTCGTCGTCGCCGTCGCCGTCGCGACCGCCCTCCTCGCCACGTCGCTCCCGGCGGTCGACAGTGCCCGCGCCGACCGGACAGCGGCCCACCTCGACGGGGAGATGGCACGGCTCTCGGCCGCTGCCACCTCGCTGGTCGACGACGACGACGCCACGGTCTCGGGGGTCCCCGGTGCCCGCCGGGTTCTCTCGGTTTCCGTCCCCGCACGGTCGTGGACGGCCGCTGGCGTCGACGCGATACGGGTCGGCTGCCGTGACGGTGAGGGCTGTCGACGGCCGATGGTGGGCTACGAACTCGACAACGGCCGCCAGCGACGCGTCCGCCTCGATGTCCCGCTCGTCGTCGCCGACGGGCCGCTGGTGTTGCGCGAGACCGGACGGCACCGACTGACGCTGACGCTCACCCGTCGTGACGGGAGCGTCGCCGTCGTCGTCGCGCGAGAGTGA